The following coding sequences are from one Chthonomonadales bacterium window:
- a CDS encoding VCBS repeat-containing protein: MALAVALVAAAGADAPRGRAMAASADLDGDGRAERIRLLPEAAQPLEVWVGARLVGRALRREWRPWRLAVADVDGDGRRDVVVGVRKATRFFPRPHNCLFVYSVRRGLLAKRWLGSSLSRPFVDFGFIRERGQRGATLAALERLPNGRLALGAYRWNGFGFTLARTRGSWRAARLQSIAGGRLAVVAGTRRVVVGRMPR, translated from the coding sequence GTGGCGCTCGCCGTGGCGCTGGTGGCCGCCGCGGGGGCTGACGCGCCTCGCGGGCGCGCGATGGCGGCGAGCGCCGACCTGGATGGCGATGGGCGCGCCGAGCGGATCCGCCTGCTGCCGGAGGCCGCCCAGCCGCTGGAGGTGTGGGTGGGTGCGCGGCTCGTGGGGCGAGCGCTGCGGCGCGAGTGGCGGCCCTGGCGCCTTGCTGTGGCCGATGTCGACGGCGACGGGCGGCGGGACGTGGTCGTAGGCGTCCGCAAGGCCACGCGCTTCTTTCCCCGCCCGCATAACTGTCTGTTCGTCTACTCGGTGAGGAGAGGCCTCCTGGCGAAGAGGTGGCTCGGTTCGTCGCTCAGTCGGCCGTTTGTCGACTTCGGGTTCATACGGGAGCGCGGGCAACGCGGCGCCACGTTGGCGGCGCTCGAGCGGCTGCCGAACGGCCGGCTGGCGCTCGGCGCCTACCGCTGGAACGGTTTCGGCTTTACGCTCGCGCGGACCCGCGGCTCCTGGAGGGCCGCGCGCCTTCAGTCGATCGCCGGTGGCCGTCTGGCCGTTGTCGCCGGCACACGGCGCGTCGTCGTCGGGAGGATGCCACGATGA
- a CDS encoding DUF3160 domain-containing protein, translated as MKRAGWLLALVLGLAGCGRARDEAARVPASPAQPVAAKQVAPVEERAPGQVAAYRVAEDLSDVANAAEFRRAGLLGAPQQAMLARNLFACTPTPAQQLFHVYENNDYLNIPSFVTVDLVLQLYHVYYDFLLRGVERDALLPALRKLTGGMLEQTMAMVTAAPEGRVRDAATRNAAYFGVAARLLGLKPALPADGARLADAEMALIGRHEGFATGAIFPYAIDYSQFAPRGHYTRSEDLKRYFGAMMWYGLAPFAARSPGGARLDTVMVQGILLARALRHGDLATQWDRVYGPTSFFVGASDDLTPEEYLRAADGVFGANAPLAALFNDAKLRQLADALARARPPRIRSEPKLEPNAPSPAPQLRFMGQRSIPDSELLQRLSKPIVRPVPSGMDVMAVLGSSRARELIDRNPDRFDTQRWDGYAPARAALASEFATVTAETWRSNLYWGWLYALRAVVAPFPEGYPSFMHGDAWLDRSISTALGSWAELRHDTILYGKQSAVECGDGEERPLPKGYVEPNVELYGRLLDLAKRTREGLSRRGLLSDSLRDRTEEFENLLAFLERVAHKELANEALTEEEYGEIRYVGGKVEYMTLSVMEGGPKYWHLVDETDRDMALIADVHTAAPVVLEAGVGHAVEILVVVPVEGKLQLARGAVFAYREFTQPMADRLTDAKWQAMLKAGKAPAPPFWTDSFLLAPRKPAPGSDRLETYSSGC; from the coding sequence ATGAAGCGAGCTGGTTGGTTGCTGGCCCTGGTGCTCGGCCTGGCCGGATGCGGGCGCGCGCGGGACGAGGCCGCGCGGGTCCCTGCCTCCCCCGCGCAGCCGGTCGCGGCGAAGCAGGTCGCGCCGGTCGAGGAGCGCGCTCCGGGGCAGGTTGCCGCGTACCGCGTGGCCGAGGACCTGTCCGACGTCGCCAACGCCGCCGAGTTCCGGAGGGCCGGCCTGCTTGGCGCCCCGCAGCAGGCGATGCTGGCGCGCAACCTGTTCGCGTGCACTCCCACGCCGGCGCAGCAGCTCTTCCACGTCTACGAGAACAACGACTACCTCAACATCCCGTCGTTCGTCACCGTCGACCTGGTGCTGCAGCTCTACCACGTCTATTACGACTTCCTTCTGCGCGGCGTGGAGCGCGACGCCCTGCTGCCGGCGCTTCGCAAGCTCACCGGCGGTATGCTGGAGCAGACGATGGCCATGGTCACCGCCGCGCCGGAGGGGCGCGTGCGCGATGCGGCCACGCGTAACGCGGCATACTTCGGCGTTGCCGCCCGGCTGCTCGGCCTCAAGCCGGCGCTTCCCGCCGACGGGGCGCGCCTGGCCGACGCGGAGATGGCGCTGATCGGTCGCCATGAGGGCTTCGCGACCGGCGCGATCTTCCCGTACGCCATCGACTATTCGCAGTTCGCGCCGCGCGGTCACTACACCCGCTCCGAGGACCTGAAGCGCTACTTCGGCGCGATGATGTGGTATGGGTTGGCCCCGTTCGCCGCGCGAAGCCCGGGCGGGGCCCGCCTCGACACCGTGATGGTTCAGGGCATCCTGCTTGCCCGCGCCCTGCGGCACGGCGACCTCGCTACTCAATGGGATCGCGTCTACGGGCCGACGTCCTTCTTCGTGGGCGCCTCGGACGACCTGACTCCGGAGGAGTACCTGCGCGCCGCCGACGGCGTGTTCGGGGCGAACGCGCCGCTGGCCGCGCTGTTCAACGACGCGAAGCTGCGGCAGCTCGCTGATGCCCTCGCCAGAGCCCGCCCCCCGCGAATCCGGTCCGAGCCCAAGCTGGAGCCCAACGCTCCATCGCCCGCGCCGCAACTGCGCTTCATGGGGCAGCGTTCCATCCCGGATAGCGAGCTCCTGCAGCGGCTCTCCAAGCCGATCGTTCGTCCAGTGCCGAGCGGAATGGACGTGATGGCGGTGCTGGGTAGCTCGCGCGCGCGTGAGCTGATCGATCGGAACCCGGACCGCTTCGACACGCAACGGTGGGACGGCTACGCCCCGGCGCGAGCGGCGCTCGCCAGCGAGTTCGCCACGGTGACGGCGGAGACGTGGCGTTCGAACCTCTACTGGGGCTGGCTGTACGCGCTGCGGGCCGTTGTCGCTCCCTTCCCCGAGGGCTATCCATCGTTCATGCACGGCGACGCCTGGCTCGACAGGTCAATCAGCACCGCGCTCGGCTCGTGGGCCGAACTCCGGCACGACACCATCCTCTACGGCAAGCAGAGCGCCGTGGAGTGCGGCGACGGGGAAGAGCGGCCGCTGCCGAAGGGCTACGTCGAGCCGAACGTGGAGCTCTACGGACGGCTGCTGGACCTCGCGAAGCGAACGCGCGAGGGGCTCTCGCGGCGCGGGCTTCTCTCCGACAGCCTGCGGGATCGCACCGAGGAGTTCGAGAACCTGCTCGCCTTCCTGGAGCGGGTCGCGCACAAGGAGCTCGCCAACGAGGCCCTCACGGAGGAGGAGTACGGCGAGATTCGCTACGTCGGTGGGAAGGTCGAGTACATGACGCTCTCCGTGATGGAGGGTGGACCGAAGTACTGGCACCTCGTGGACGAGACCGATCGCGACATGGCGCTGATCGCCGATGTCCACACGGCCGCGCCCGTCGTCCTCGAGGCCGGCGTGGGACATGCCGTCGAGATCCTGGTGGTCGTACCGGTGGAGGGTAAGCTGCAGCTTGCGCGCGGCGCGGTCTTCGCCTACCGCGAGTTCACGCAACCGATGGCGGATCGGCTGACTGACGCGAAGTGGCAGGCCATGCTCAAGGCGGGCAAGGCGCCGGCGCCTCCCTTCTGGACGGACTCGTTCCTGCTGGCGCCCCGCAAGCCGGCCCCGGGAAGCGACCGGCTCGAGACCTACAGCAGCGGATGCTGA
- a CDS encoding family 78 glycoside hydrolase catalytic domain: MAERPGTLYPSALRCEQARNPLGIDGPRPRLSWQVRGAARGDRQTAYRVLAASSRALLREGRADRWDSGRVAAADTLLLPYDGRAPRPGERVWWTVRVWDAEGRPSAFAPAAWFEMGLMGAGWHARWIGGPPPDAGANPYAERPAPLLRSEFRVDGKVRRARAYVAGLGLYELRLNGARVGDAMLDPPWTSYARRVFYASHDVGALLRPGANAVGVIVGRGWYDPLPLRMWGSLDSRKHLRVGEPCAVVQIEVEYADGRTRRVVSDGTWRVAVGPIRRDSLYLGESYDARLERPGWDTGGFDDTGWRAARVLAPEIGPLEARPIPPIRVTERLRPVAVTEPSPGVYVFDMGRNLGGLATLRVSGPAGARVTMRFGELLHPDGTLNVLTSCCGQIKPGRASGGPGAPETACQTDTYVLRGAGQEVYTPRFTFHGFRYVEVTGYPGRPPRDAVEALAMRTDVAVAGDFRCSNARLNRIQRMAVNTFASNLFGVQSDCPHRERLGYGGDIVATARAVMANMDMGAFYAKSARDLADAARPSGAMTETAPFVGIADGGYGYGSGPVGWGTAFPLLQWLLWQRGGDRRLLEECWPATLRWVAFLESVASDDALDHGIGDHEGLAPKDVPLTSTAFYHENARLAARIARALGHRADAARLEALAARIADGFGARFVDLVTGRCGAGTQACQAFTLALGLAPTGAEQTVLRRLAADIEGRDGGRLTTGIFGTQYLLRALSDGGRADLALRIVDGDAFPGWGYMLTHGATTMWEHWAREEDVFSHNHPMFGSVSEWMFECVAGIRPAEDAVGFDRIVIRPRGVPWLTSLRAHHDTPRGRIAIAWRRARGTLALDLQVPANTTTMLWLPTADPGSVREGGRAAAGAEGVRFLRAEPGWAVYALGSGSYHFQAAPPAAP, from the coding sequence GTGGCCGAGCGGCCCGGCACCCTCTACCCCTCTGCCCTGCGCTGCGAGCAGGCCCGCAATCCCCTCGGCATCGACGGGCCGCGGCCGCGGCTGAGCTGGCAGGTCCGTGGCGCGGCGCGCGGCGACCGGCAGACGGCCTACCGGGTGCTGGCCGCCTCCTCGCGCGCGCTGCTGCGCGAGGGGCGAGCCGACCGGTGGGACTCGGGCCGCGTTGCCGCCGCCGACACCCTCCTGCTGCCATACGACGGCAGGGCGCCGCGGCCCGGCGAGCGCGTCTGGTGGACGGTGCGTGTCTGGGACGCCGAAGGCCGGCCGTCGGCCTTCGCCCCTGCCGCGTGGTTCGAGATGGGCTTGATGGGCGCCGGCTGGCACGCGCGGTGGATCGGCGGCCCGCCGCCCGATGCCGGGGCCAACCCCTACGCCGAGCGCCCGGCGCCGCTTCTGCGCTCGGAGTTTCGCGTGGACGGGAAGGTTCGGCGCGCGCGCGCCTACGTCGCCGGCCTGGGCCTCTACGAGCTGCGCCTCAACGGCGCTCGCGTCGGCGACGCGATGCTCGATCCTCCCTGGACGAGCTACGCGCGGCGCGTGTTCTACGCATCCCACGACGTCGGCGCCCTGCTTCGGCCTGGCGCCAACGCGGTCGGCGTCATCGTCGGGCGCGGATGGTACGACCCGTTGCCGCTGCGCATGTGGGGCTCGCTCGATAGCCGCAAGCATCTGCGAGTAGGCGAGCCGTGCGCCGTGGTCCAGATCGAGGTGGAGTATGCCGACGGACGCACGCGGCGCGTAGTCAGCGACGGCACATGGCGAGTTGCGGTGGGGCCGATCCGCCGCGATAGCCTCTACCTGGGCGAAAGTTACGATGCCCGCCTGGAGCGGCCCGGGTGGGATACCGGCGGGTTTGACGACACGGGGTGGCGGGCGGCCCGCGTGCTCGCTCCCGAGATCGGCCCGCTCGAGGCACGGCCGATCCCGCCGATCCGCGTCACGGAGCGCCTTCGGCCGGTAGCCGTGACCGAGCCCTCGCCCGGAGTGTACGTGTTCGACATGGGTCGCAACCTGGGCGGGTTGGCGACGCTGCGCGTAAGCGGGCCGGCCGGCGCCCGCGTCACGATGCGCTTTGGCGAGCTGCTGCACCCCGACGGCACGCTCAACGTGCTCACCTCCTGCTGCGGCCAGATCAAGCCGGGGCGCGCCTCGGGAGGGCCCGGCGCGCCGGAGACCGCCTGTCAGACGGACACCTACGTGCTCCGCGGCGCGGGCCAGGAGGTGTACACGCCACGCTTCACCTTCCACGGCTTTCGGTACGTCGAGGTGACCGGCTATCCGGGCCGCCCACCGAGGGACGCCGTCGAGGCGCTCGCCATGCGAACCGACGTCGCGGTCGCGGGCGACTTCCGCTGCTCGAACGCGCGCCTCAATCGCATCCAGCGCATGGCGGTGAACACCTTTGCGAGCAACCTGTTCGGCGTTCAGTCGGACTGCCCGCACCGCGAGCGGCTCGGTTACGGAGGCGACATCGTGGCGACCGCGCGCGCCGTTATGGCGAACATGGACATGGGCGCGTTCTACGCCAAGTCGGCCCGCGACCTGGCCGATGCGGCCCGTCCGTCGGGCGCGATGACCGAGACGGCGCCGTTCGTCGGCATCGCCGACGGCGGCTACGGCTACGGCTCGGGACCGGTCGGCTGGGGCACCGCATTCCCGCTCCTCCAATGGCTGCTCTGGCAGCGCGGCGGCGACCGGCGACTGCTGGAGGAGTGCTGGCCGGCCACCCTGCGCTGGGTCGCCTTTCTCGAGAGCGTCGCGAGCGACGACGCGCTCGACCACGGCATCGGCGACCACGAGGGCCTGGCGCCGAAGGACGTTCCCCTCACGTCCACGGCCTTCTACCACGAGAACGCGCGCCTGGCCGCGCGCATCGCCCGCGCGCTCGGCCACCGCGCCGATGCCGCTCGGCTGGAGGCGCTGGCGGCACGCATCGCCGACGGCTTCGGCGCACGGTTCGTCGATCTCGTCACGGGCCGTTGCGGCGCTGGTACCCAGGCGTGCCAGGCGTTCACGCTCGCGCTCGGCCTGGCGCCGACAGGGGCCGAGCAGACGGTCCTCCGCCGCCTCGCGGCCGACATCGAGGGCCGCGATGGGGGGCGGCTCACCACCGGCATCTTCGGCACCCAGTACCTGCTGCGCGCGCTGAGCGACGGGGGCCGCGCCGACCTCGCTCTGCGCATCGTGGACGGCGACGCCTTCCCGGGTTGGGGCTACATGCTGACGCACGGCGCCACCACCATGTGGGAGCATTGGGCGCGAGAGGAGGACGTGTTCTCACACAACCACCCAATGTTTGGCTCCGTGAGCGAGTGGATGTTCGAGTGCGTGGCCGGCATCCGCCCCGCCGAGGACGCCGTCGGGTTCGACCGGATCGTGATTCGCCCGCGAGGGGTGCCCTGGCTCACGTCGCTGCGCGCCCACCACGATACCCCGCGCGGTCGGATCGCCATCGCCTGGCGCCGAGCCCGCGGCACGCTCGCGCTCGACCTTCAGGTGCCCGCGAACACGACCACCATGCTCTGGCTACCAACCGCCGACCCGGGCAGCGTCCGCGAGGGCGGGCGCGCGGCGGCCGGCGCCGAGGGTGTTCGCTTCCTGCGGGCGGAGCCCGGTTGGGCGGTGTACGCCCTGGGCTCCGGCTCCTATCACTTCCAGGCGGCGCCGCCCGCCGCTCCCTGA
- the serC gene encoding 3-phosphoserine/phosphohydroxythreonine transaminase, whose translation MKRTHNFGAGPAVLPVPVLEEASRGVLEIGGSGMSILEVSHRGKLYEAIHAEAKERTLRVLGIASSEYAALFLGGGASLQFAMVPMAFLGPGASADYVDTGEWAKKAIKEARRFGEVNVAASSADESYARIPRELRLSSTARYVHITTNNTIEGTEWSDLPATGDVPLVADMSSDILARKLDYSRFGLIYAGAQKNAGPAGVTVVLARRDLLARATDDLPTMLSYRTHEKSDSLYNTPPVFGIYVLGLVMKWVEEQGGLGAMERLNRAKAGVVYDALDAHPEVYEPTVRVREDRSLMNVTFRLRDPARQIAFLAGARERGMEGLKGHRSVGGFRASLYNALPMDAAEALADYLRAFAAV comes from the coding sequence GTGAAGCGCACCCACAACTTCGGAGCCGGGCCGGCGGTCCTGCCCGTGCCGGTGCTTGAAGAGGCCAGCCGCGGCGTGCTCGAGATCGGCGGATCGGGAATGTCGATCCTGGAGGTCAGCCACCGCGGCAAGCTGTACGAGGCGATCCACGCCGAGGCGAAGGAGCGGACTCTACGTGTGCTGGGCATCGCCTCGAGCGAGTACGCCGCGCTGTTCCTTGGCGGCGGCGCGAGCCTCCAGTTCGCCATGGTGCCGATGGCGTTTCTGGGACCCGGCGCGTCGGCCGACTACGTGGACACCGGCGAGTGGGCGAAGAAGGCCATCAAGGAGGCGCGCCGGTTCGGCGAGGTGAACGTTGCGGCAAGCTCGGCGGACGAGAGCTACGCCCGGATCCCGCGCGAGCTACGCCTGTCGTCCACCGCGCGCTACGTGCACATCACCACGAACAACACGATCGAGGGCACGGAGTGGTCGGATCTACCGGCGACGGGCGACGTGCCGCTGGTCGCTGATATGTCATCGGACATCCTGGCCCGGAAACTGGACTACTCGCGGTTTGGCTTGATCTACGCCGGCGCGCAGAAGAACGCCGGGCCAGCCGGAGTGACCGTTGTGCTGGCTCGGCGCGATCTGCTGGCGAGAGCGACGGACGACTTGCCCACGATGCTTTCCTATCGGACGCACGAGAAGAGCGACTCGCTCTACAACACGCCGCCCGTGTTCGGGATCTATGTGCTCGGGCTCGTGATGAAGTGGGTGGAGGAGCAGGGCGGGCTGGGCGCCATGGAGCGCCTGAACCGCGCGAAGGCTGGCGTGGTCTACGATGCGCTGGACGCTCACCCCGAGGTCTATGAGCCCACGGTCCGGGTGCGCGAGGATCGCTCGCTCATGAACGTCACGTTTCGCCTGCGGGATCCAGCGCGCCAAATCGCGTTCCTCGCCGGCGCCCGCGAGCGCGGAATGGAGGGGCTGAAGGGGCACCGCTCCGTGGGTGGATTCCGCGCCTCGCTCTACAACGCGCTGCCGATGGACGCCGCGGAGGCGCTCGCCGACTACCTGCGCGCCTTTGCCGCGGTCTGA
- a CDS encoding DUF4091 domain-containing protein, whose protein sequence is MACVACWLQGSLERVFPSSPERETVPLSLTLVRGGRLSLQVGVRNSGREAVRVAVEATAPDGCSACVRRVGWVPMAHHNPGTDREHLDGVGHVPGLVPDPLHPEGLVVLGPLETQAFWITLTAPVGTVAGDGALRVRVAPQGEPVRELVASVRVADVTLRADPPLPVTHWFYADALCDWYGADPFDARFWAIVRPYMRDLVEHGSTCQYVPLLTPPTDGVKRPTQLLRVDDSRPGVWGFDFADVRRWVRMARECGATYFEWTHFFTQWGARAALRVYRDNADADSLLWPPETPATSDTYRSFLGQLLPRLRAFVEEEGILDRSIFHVSDEPGPDDLERYSAARALLREAAPWMRVADAQSHVELAREGATDLPIASIASARAYREAGIPAWAYFCCGPRGPYINRLMDTPLPAIRLTGWLLRRFGAGGFLHWGYNYWYRSQTRQLIDPFAEQSGVAWPDWPYGDPFVVYPGVDGPLDSIRWEVFADSLQDYALLQTLGVGEDAPLLAPLEGYDRFPRDAGWVERARRTLLCAL, encoded by the coding sequence ATGGCTTGCGTTGCGTGCTGGCTACAGGGCTCGCTGGAGCGCGTCTTCCCCTCGTCGCCGGAGCGCGAGACGGTGCCTCTCTCGCTGACCCTCGTCCGTGGAGGACGTCTGTCGCTGCAGGTGGGCGTGCGCAACTCCGGTCGGGAGGCGGTCCGCGTGGCAGTCGAGGCGACGGCGCCCGACGGCTGCTCGGCGTGCGTGCGCCGTGTCGGGTGGGTGCCCATGGCGCACCATAACCCCGGCACCGACCGGGAGCACCTCGATGGCGTCGGCCACGTGCCCGGCCTGGTGCCGGACCCGTTGCACCCCGAGGGCCTGGTGGTTCTCGGCCCGCTCGAGACGCAGGCCTTCTGGATCACGCTCACGGCGCCGGTCGGTACGGTTGCGGGCGATGGCGCGCTGCGCGTGCGCGTGGCGCCCCAGGGCGAGCCCGTGCGTGAACTGGTCGCGTCCGTGCGCGTCGCGGACGTAACGCTCCGTGCCGACCCGCCGCTGCCGGTCACCCACTGGTTCTACGCCGACGCGCTCTGCGACTGGTATGGCGCGGACCCATTCGACGCGCGCTTCTGGGCCATCGTGCGCCCCTACATGCGCGATCTGGTGGAGCACGGAAGCACCTGCCAGTACGTACCGCTCTTAACGCCGCCCACCGACGGCGTGAAGCGCCCGACGCAGTTGCTGCGCGTGGACGACTCCAGGCCGGGCGTCTGGGGCTTCGATTTCGCCGACGTGCGCCGCTGGGTGCGGATGGCGCGCGAGTGCGGCGCGACGTACTTCGAGTGGACGCACTTCTTCACGCAGTGGGGGGCGCGCGCCGCGCTGCGCGTCTACCGCGACAACGCGGACGCCGACTCGCTCCTCTGGCCGCCGGAGACGCCCGCCACCTCCGACACCTACCGCTCGTTTCTTGGCCAACTCTTGCCCCGGCTGCGCGCCTTCGTTGAGGAGGAGGGAATCCTAGACCGGTCCATCTTCCACGTCTCGGACGAGCCGGGGCCAGACGATCTGGAGCGATACAGCGCCGCGCGCGCGCTGCTGCGGGAGGCGGCTCCCTGGATGCGCGTCGCTGACGCTCAGAGCCACGTGGAGCTCGCCCGTGAGGGCGCGACGGACTTGCCCATCGCCTCGATCGCGAGCGCGCGAGCGTACCGGGAGGCGGGCATCCCGGCGTGGGCCTACTTCTGCTGTGGGCCGCGAGGGCCGTACATCAACCGGCTAATGGACACGCCACTGCCGGCCATCCGGCTCACCGGGTGGCTCTTGCGCCGGTTCGGGGCCGGAGGCTTCCTGCACTGGGGCTACAACTACTGGTACCGCTCCCAGACCCGCCAGCTCATCGACCCATTCGCCGAGCAGTCCGGGGTGGCCTGGCCCGACTGGCCCTACGGCGACCCGTTCGTCGTCTACCCCGGTGTGGACGGTCCGCTCGACTCGATCCGGTGGGAGGTGTTTGCCGACTCGCTGCAGGATTACGCCCTTCTGCAGACGCTGGGAGTTGGCGAGGACGCTCCGCTGCTCGCCCCTCTGGAAGGGTATGATCGGTTCCCGCGGGACGCCGGATGGGTGGAGCGGGCGCGCCGGACGCTGCTCTGCGCGCTCTGA
- a CDS encoding metal-sensitive transcriptional regulator — protein sequence MAIRGLNMPVQGEQKDDALRRLNRVEGQVRGIRRLIEGDAYCVDVLTQISSAHEALRAVGKIVMRDHLRHCVTDALREGDPERAERTYQEILDLAYKYAR from the coding sequence ATGGCGATCAGGGGGCTGAACATGCCTGTGCAGGGGGAACAGAAGGACGACGCGCTGCGTCGTCTCAACCGCGTCGAGGGCCAGGTTCGCGGCATCCGACGCCTGATCGAGGGCGACGCCTACTGTGTCGACGTGCTGACGCAGATCTCGTCGGCGCACGAGGCGCTGCGCGCCGTCGGCAAGATCGTCATGCGCGACCATCTGCGTCACTGCGTAACGGACGCGCTGCGCGAGGGAGACCCGGAGCGCGCCGAGCGCACCTACCAGGAGATCCTGGACCTGGCGTACAAGTACGCCCGCTAG
- a CDS encoding glycoside hydrolase family 2, producing the protein MDLRAGAAEIDLGGEWGLAWTATPPERALGRIADVEAANLTRLRAQVPGCLELDLERAGVIPDPFHGMNVADLREWERVHAWYTRRFTCEAPVDRDAVLEFGGLDCYATIYLNGERVGTTDNMLVEHAFDVTGLLHGENELVVHLKPAIEEARRFDYPRTSLALGSNYESLFVRKAPHMFGWDIMPRAVSMGIWRPVRLRFLPRERLETVCLDTLAIAPDGSDASMGLYYRARLAGGPSDVYEVSVAGVCGESNFETRHRALFEVGTAHFGVHRPALWWPRGRGDASLYDVRVALLKDGEEIDRVALTLGIRTVALERTSVTDEEGTGQFRFRVNDEPLFVKGSNWVPLDAFHARDRSRVDAAMALAEDLECNMLRCWGGNVYEDDRFYELCDRAGILVWQDFAMACAVYPQDPTFGSRLAEEARKVVRRLRQHACIALWSGDNECDVARAWSGLRLDPNANVLTRKVLPGVLAEEDPLRPYLPSSPYIDEPAHAAGERYLPENHLWGPRDYFKSPYYTGSLCHFASEIGYHGCPSPESLRLFLSPDRLWPYVDNPEWRLHSTSPVPGADLFDHRVELMANQVRELFGAVPSDLDGFAWASQASQAEAAKFFVELFRTQKWRRTGILWWNLLDGWPQFSDAVVDYYFVKKLAYVFLKRAQAPLLLALREPASWGQELVACNDTRADVPLSFRVRDIETGETMAEGSGRASADAVTLLARIPFSASWKRLYRIEWEAGEASGASHYLAGYPPFDLCWYRRALETAGMTSAA; encoded by the coding sequence ATGGACTTGCGGGCAGGAGCGGCGGAGATCGACCTGGGCGGCGAGTGGGGGCTGGCGTGGACGGCGACGCCGCCGGAGCGGGCCCTCGGGCGAATCGCGGACGTGGAGGCTGCGAATCTCACACGGCTTCGCGCGCAGGTGCCGGGGTGCCTGGAGTTGGACCTGGAGCGGGCGGGTGTCATCCCGGATCCATTCCACGGCATGAACGTCGCCGATCTGCGCGAGTGGGAGAGGGTACACGCGTGGTACACGCGGCGCTTCACGTGCGAGGCGCCGGTAGACCGAGACGCAGTGCTGGAGTTCGGTGGGCTGGACTGTTACGCGACCATCTACCTGAATGGCGAGCGCGTGGGCACGACCGACAACATGCTCGTGGAGCACGCGTTCGACGTGACCGGTCTCCTTCACGGCGAGAACGAGCTCGTGGTGCATCTCAAGCCGGCCATCGAGGAGGCCAGGCGCTTCGACTACCCCCGTACCTCCCTCGCGCTCGGCTCCAACTACGAGTCGCTGTTCGTGCGCAAAGCGCCGCATATGTTCGGCTGGGATATCATGCCCCGCGCCGTCTCCATGGGCATCTGGCGGCCCGTCCGGTTGCGCTTTCTGCCGCGAGAGCGGCTCGAGACGGTCTGTCTCGACACGCTCGCCATCGCCCCCGACGGCTCCGATGCGAGCATGGGCCTGTACTACCGTGCGCGGCTGGCCGGCGGCCCGTCCGACGTCTACGAGGTGTCCGTGGCGGGCGTGTGTGGCGAGTCCAACTTCGAGACGCGACATCGCGCCTTGTTCGAGGTCGGCACGGCGCATTTCGGCGTGCATCGGCCGGCGCTCTGGTGGCCGCGCGGGCGCGGCGACGCGTCGCTCTACGATGTCCGGGTGGCGCTCCTGAAGGACGGCGAGGAGATCGACCGCGTCGCGCTCACGCTCGGCATCCGCACGGTCGCCCTGGAACGTACGAGCGTGACCGACGAGGAGGGGACCGGTCAGTTTCGTTTTCGCGTGAACGACGAGCCGCTGTTCGTGAAAGGCTCGAACTGGGTGCCGCTCGACGCCTTCCATGCCCGCGACCGGTCGCGGGTCGACGCCGCCATGGCACTGGCGGAAGACCTCGAGTGCAACATGCTGCGCTGCTGGGGCGGCAACGTCTACGAGGACGATCGGTTCTACGAGCTCTGCGACCGCGCCGGCATCCTGGTGTGGCAGGACTTCGCGATGGCCTGCGCCGTCTACCCGCAGGACCCGACGTTCGGCTCGCGCCTGGCCGAGGAGGCGCGCAAGGTGGTTCGCCGCCTGCGCCAGCACGCGTGCATTGCGCTCTGGTCGGGCGACAACGAGTGCGACGTCGCGCGGGCCTGGAGCGGTCTTCGGCTCGACCCGAACGCCAACGTCCTCACGCGGAAGGTGCTTCCCGGCGTGCTGGCCGAGGAAGACCCCCTGCGCCCCTACCTGCCCAGCTCGCCATACATCGACGAACCGGCACACGCCGCCGGCGAGCGCTACCTTCCCGAGAACCACCTCTGGGGACCGCGCGACTACTTCAAGAGCCCGTACTATACCGGGTCCCTCTGCCACTTCGCGAGCGAGATCGGCTACCACGGGTGCCCGTCGCCCGAGTCGCTGCGCCTGTTCCTCTCGCCCGACAGGCTGTGGCCCTACGTCGACAACCCCGAGTGGCGTCTGCACTCAACCTCGCCCGTGCCGGGCGCCGACCTCTTCGACCACCGGGTCGAGCTGATGGCCAACCAGGTCCGCGAGCTGTTCGGCGCGGTTCCCAGCGACCTCGACGGCTTCGCGTGGGCCAGCCAGGCCTCGCAGGCCGAGGCCGCCAAGTTCTTCGTCGAGCTCTTCCGCACCCAGAAGTGGCGCCGGACGGGGATCCTCTGGTGGAATCTTCTCGATGGGTGGCCGCAGTTCTCCGACGCCGTGGTGGACTACTACTTCGTGAAGAAGCTCGCCTACGTGTTCCTGAAGCGCGCTCAAGCGCCGTTGCTCCTGGCGCTCCGCGAGCCGGCCTCGTGGGGCCAGGAACTGGTCGCCTGCAACGACACGCGCGCCGACGTGCCGCTCTCCTTCCGCGTGCGCGACATAGAGACCGGCGAGACGATGGCGGAGGGTAGCGGCCGCGCCTCCGCCGACGCCGTCACGCTGCTCGCCCGTATCCCGTTCTCGGCCAGTTGGAAGCGGCTCTACCGCATCGAATGGGAGGCCGGCGAAGCGTCGGGCGCGAGTCACTACCTGGCCGGGTATCCACCCTTCGACCTGTGCTGGTACCGGCGCGCGCTAGAGACCGCCGGGATGACCTCCGCGGCCTGA